One genomic region from Cellulomonas hominis encodes:
- the hrpA gene encoding ATP-dependent RNA helicase HrpA translates to MTASDPASPAPAPRRRGRRPGRGRGGASREGEQPGRRERQQTPQRPSRDAGGRTRRLAALADARRAVVLPPVVYPEQLPVSARRAEIARAISEHQVVIVAGETGSGKTTQLPKIALELGRGRDGQIGHTQPRRIAARTVAERIADELGTSIGELVGYQVRFTDESSDRTLVKVMTDGILLAQIQRDPELRAYDTLIIDEAHERSLNIDFILGYLAQLLPRRPELKVVITSATIDSARFAAHFASPAAPDHPDGTPAPVVEVTGRTYPVEVRYRPLSPDRPTDDPDEADRPAARAPAAPGPGPAAEDRDLMTAICEAVDELAAEGPGDVLVFLSGEREIRDAEDALRSHLGPRVQDARRPDAVELLPLYGRLSAAEQHRVFQPHGTRRVVLATNVAETSLTVPGIRYVVDPGTARISRYSKATKVQRLPIEPISQASANQRSGRCGRVADGIAIRLYSEEDYASRPRFTEPEILRTSLASVILQMIAVGVAAGPDDVASFPFVDPPDVRAVRDGVQLLTELAALEAGPGGTRLTETGRALAQLPMDPRLARMIVEGGRRGVAREVMIVAAALSIQDPRERPVEQRPQADQAHARFADPASDFLTYLNLWQYVRDAQRDLSGSAFRRLCRSEYLNYLRLREWQDVVTQLKELAKPLGITMNPPRRTDRDLSAGSADREDPATAARGSLRLEWDADRIHVSLLSGLLSQIGMQEASDLSGGAPPRGKGGRAPDRRGRNEYLGARGARFSIFPGSALAKKPPAWVMAGELVETSRLWARDAARIQPEWAEDLAAHLVKRSYSEPSWSSKQGAAMALERVMLYGVPIVTGRRVLFGKVDAEHARELFIRHALVEGDWTTHHAFFAENRRLLDEAEDLEARSRRRGLVVDDDALFDFYDERIPDDVVSARHFDQWWKGARRRDPDLLTFTRELLVADDAGVDESSFPSTWPQADLALPLTYQFQPGTDADGVTVHVPLVALARVQPDGFDWMVPGLREELVTATIRALPKPVRVQLVPAPDVARDVVAWFDAHTASWADTVRAGDAAPSFRATFRQAVRALRDVEVPEDAVDDDRLPPHLRMTFRVVDDRGRVVDEGKDLAVLQRRLAARTQDAVSTAVRSAVREAMSDAGPRADSAAQRAAPAPRPAAPAAPARPAALPGFDAGDLTTWPDGLPGGELPERVETTDPSGLTVRGYPALVERGRGPAATVGVEVLADAGEQALRHRAGLRRLLLRDLGLATARITSRWSGTQALALAASPYPSTDALVSDVQLAAVDRLLGEHLGGRPATSVRSATTYAEARAFVRDRLEDAAHRVVGDLVTVLGAARDLDAAVRGTRSLALLGTVRDVQAQSEALVHDGFVAETGADRLPHLARYLRAAAHRLDKAGANPARDEQLAWQVHDLEQLLGQTRARATSRTPVPADLAALDDARWMIEELRVSLFAQQLGTPVPVSEKRIRKALAALA, encoded by the coding sequence GTGACTGCCTCCGACCCCGCCTCCCCCGCGCCCGCCCCCCGGCGGCGTGGCCGGCGTCCCGGTCGGGGCCGCGGCGGCGCCTCGCGCGAGGGCGAGCAGCCCGGCCGCCGCGAGCGCCAGCAGACCCCGCAGCGCCCCTCGCGCGACGCCGGCGGCCGCACCCGCCGCCTCGCCGCTCTCGCCGACGCCCGCCGCGCGGTCGTGCTGCCGCCGGTCGTCTACCCCGAGCAGCTCCCGGTCTCGGCGCGCCGCGCGGAGATCGCCCGGGCGATCAGCGAGCACCAGGTCGTCATCGTCGCGGGCGAGACCGGCTCCGGGAAGACCACGCAGCTGCCGAAGATCGCCCTCGAGCTCGGGCGCGGCCGGGACGGTCAGATCGGCCACACGCAGCCGCGCCGGATCGCCGCCCGCACGGTCGCGGAGCGGATCGCGGACGAGCTCGGCACGTCCATCGGCGAGCTGGTCGGCTACCAGGTGCGGTTCACGGACGAGTCGTCGGACCGGACGCTGGTCAAGGTGATGACCGACGGCATCCTGCTCGCGCAGATCCAGCGCGACCCGGAGCTGCGCGCCTACGACACGCTCATCATCGACGAGGCGCACGAGCGTTCGCTGAACATCGACTTCATCCTCGGGTACCTGGCCCAGCTGCTGCCGCGGCGGCCGGAGCTCAAGGTCGTCATCACCTCCGCGACGATCGACTCCGCCCGGTTCGCCGCGCACTTCGCGAGCCCGGCGGCGCCAGACCACCCGGACGGCACCCCGGCGCCGGTCGTCGAGGTCACCGGCCGCACGTACCCGGTCGAGGTCCGGTACCGGCCGCTGTCGCCGGACCGCCCGACGGACGACCCGGACGAGGCCGACCGCCCCGCGGCCCGGGCGCCCGCCGCCCCCGGCCCCGGCCCCGCCGCCGAGGACCGCGACCTCATGACCGCCATCTGCGAGGCCGTCGACGAGCTCGCGGCCGAGGGCCCGGGCGACGTGCTGGTCTTCCTGTCCGGCGAGCGGGAGATCCGGGACGCCGAGGACGCGCTCCGCAGCCACCTCGGCCCGCGGGTGCAGGACGCCCGCCGCCCGGACGCCGTCGAGCTGCTGCCGCTGTACGGCCGGCTGTCCGCCGCCGAGCAGCACCGGGTCTTCCAGCCGCACGGCACCCGGCGGGTCGTGCTGGCCACGAACGTCGCGGAGACGTCCCTGACGGTCCCGGGCATCCGGTACGTCGTGGACCCGGGGACCGCCCGCATCTCGCGGTACTCCAAGGCCACGAAGGTGCAGCGGCTGCCGATCGAGCCGATCTCGCAGGCGTCGGCGAACCAGCGGTCCGGGCGGTGCGGGCGTGTCGCCGACGGCATCGCCATCCGGCTGTACTCCGAGGAGGACTACGCCTCGCGGCCGCGGTTCACCGAGCCGGAGATCCTGCGCACGTCGCTCGCGTCCGTGATCCTGCAGATGATCGCCGTGGGGGTGGCAGCGGGGCCGGACGACGTCGCGTCGTTCCCGTTCGTGGACCCGCCGGACGTCCGGGCGGTGCGCGACGGCGTCCAGCTGCTCACCGAGCTCGCCGCGCTGGAGGCCGGGCCGGGCGGGACCCGGCTCACCGAGACCGGCCGCGCGCTCGCGCAGCTCCCGATGGACCCGCGCCTGGCGCGGATGATCGTCGAGGGCGGGCGCCGGGGCGTCGCGCGCGAGGTGATGATCGTCGCCGCCGCCCTGTCGATCCAGGACCCGCGGGAGCGCCCCGTCGAGCAGCGCCCGCAGGCCGACCAGGCGCACGCGCGGTTCGCCGACCCGGCGTCGGACTTCCTCACCTACCTCAACCTCTGGCAGTACGTCCGGGACGCGCAGCGCGACCTGTCCGGGTCGGCCTTCCGGCGGCTCTGCCGGTCCGAGTACCTCAACTACCTGCGGCTGCGCGAGTGGCAGGACGTCGTGACGCAGCTCAAGGAGCTCGCGAAGCCGCTGGGCATCACGATGAACCCGCCGCGCCGCACCGACCGCGACCTCAGCGCGGGCTCGGCCGACCGGGAGGACCCGGCGACCGCCGCCCGCGGCTCGCTGCGGCTCGAGTGGGACGCCGACCGCATCCACGTGTCGCTGCTGTCCGGCCTGCTGTCGCAGATCGGCATGCAGGAGGCGTCGGACCTGTCGGGTGGGGCGCCGCCGCGCGGGAAGGGCGGGCGCGCGCCGGACCGCCGCGGGCGCAACGAGTACCTGGGCGCGCGCGGGGCGCGGTTCTCGATCTTCCCCGGCTCGGCGCTCGCGAAGAAGCCGCCGGCCTGGGTGATGGCGGGCGAGCTCGTCGAGACCTCGCGGCTCTGGGCGCGGGACGCCGCGCGCATCCAGCCGGAGTGGGCCGAGGACCTGGCCGCCCACCTCGTGAAGCGGTCGTACTCCGAGCCGTCGTGGTCCTCCAAGCAGGGCGCGGCCATGGCCCTGGAACGCGTCATGCTCTACGGCGTCCCGATCGTCACCGGCCGCCGGGTGCTGTTCGGCAAGGTCGACGCCGAGCACGCGCGCGAGCTGTTCATCCGGCACGCCCTGGTCGAGGGCGACTGGACCACGCACCACGCGTTCTTCGCGGAGAACCGCCGCCTGCTCGACGAGGCCGAGGACCTGGAGGCCCGGTCCCGGCGCCGCGGGCTCGTGGTGGACGACGACGCGCTGTTCGACTTCTACGACGAGCGCATCCCCGACGACGTCGTCTCCGCCCGGCACTTCGACCAGTGGTGGAAGGGCGCGCGGCGGCGGGACCCGGACCTGCTGACGTTCACGCGCGAGCTGCTGGTCGCCGACGACGCCGGGGTCGACGAGTCGTCCTTCCCGTCCACCTGGCCGCAGGCCGACCTCGCGCTGCCGCTGACCTACCAGTTCCAGCCCGGCACCGACGCCGACGGCGTGACCGTGCACGTGCCGCTGGTCGCGCTGGCCCGGGTGCAGCCCGACGGGTTCGACTGGATGGTCCCCGGCCTGCGCGAGGAGCTGGTCACCGCGACGATCCGCGCGCTGCCCAAACCGGTGCGCGTGCAGCTCGTCCCCGCCCCCGACGTGGCGCGGGACGTGGTGGCCTGGTTCGACGCGCACACCGCGTCCTGGGCGGACACCGTCCGGGCCGGGGACGCCGCGCCGTCGTTCCGGGCGACGTTCCGGCAGGCCGTGCGAGCGCTGCGCGACGTCGAGGTGCCCGAGGACGCGGTCGACGACGACCGGCTGCCGCCGCACCTGCGCATGACGTTCCGCGTGGTCGACGACCGCGGGCGTGTCGTGGACGAGGGCAAGGACCTCGCGGTCCTGCAGCGGCGGCTCGCCGCCCGGACGCAGGACGCCGTGAGCACCGCGGTGCGGTCGGCGGTGCGGGAGGCGATGTCGGACGCCGGCCCCCGGGCGGACTCGGCAGCGCAGCGCGCCGCGCCCGCCCCGCGCCCCGCCGCGCCGGCCGCGCCCGCCCGCCCCGCGGCCCTGCCCGGCTTCGACGCCGGCGACCTGACCACCTGGCCCGACGGCCTGCCGGGCGGCGAGCTCCCCGAGCGCGTCGAGACCACCGACCCCAGCGGCCTCACCGTCCGCGGCTACCCGGCCCTGGTCGAGCGCGGTCGCGGCCCCGCCGCCACGGTCGGCGTCGAGGTGCTGGCCGACGCCGGGGAGCAGGCGCTGCGGCACCGCGCCGGCCTGCGCCGCCTCCTGCTCCGCGACCTCGGCCTCGCGACCGCCCGGATCACCAGCCGGTGGAGCGGCACCCAGGCCCTCGCCCTGGCGGCCAGCCCGTACCCCAGCACCGACGCGCTGGTGTCCGACGTCCAGCTCGCGGCCGTGGACCGGCTGCTCGGCGAGCACCTGGGTGGCCGGCCCGCGACGTCCGTGCGGTCGGCGACGACGTACGCGGAGGCGCGGGCGTTCGTCCGCGACCGGCTGGAGGACGCCGCGCACCGCGTCGTCGGCGACCTCGTGACCGTGCTCGGCGCGGCCCGCGACCTCGACGCGGCCGTCCGGGGCACCCGCTCGCTCGCCCTGCTCGGCACCGTCCGGGACGTCCAGGCGCAGTCCGAGGCGCTGGTGCACGACGGGTTCGTCGCCGAGACCGGGGCCGACCGGCTTCCGCACCTCGCGCGCTACCTCCGGGCGGCCGCGCACCGCCTCGACAAGGCCGGCGCCAACCCCGCCCGGGACGAGCAGCTCGCCTGGCAGGTCCACGACCTCGAGCAGCTGCTCGGGCAGACGCGCGCCCGTGCCACGTCCCGCACCCCGGTGCCCGCGGACCTCGCGGCCCTGGACGACGCCCGCTGGATGATCGAGGAGCTGCGGGTCAGCCTGTTCGCGCAGCAGCTCGGCACGCCGGTGCCGGTGAGCGAGAAGCGCATCCGGAAGGCCCTCGCGGCGCTTGCCTGA
- a CDS encoding ATP-binding cassette domain-containing protein: MAAPAVEFAEVTVRRAGRDLVRDISFAVPTGSVHAVLGHNGAGKTTLMRALAGQVPARRGVIRSVGTPTVLFVSSAMPVELRVSQILEYRRRQERAPAGAVDRAVDRCGVGSFLERRFGHLSTGMAQRVAIAAALVADSPIIVLDEPTTGLDPHGVEALMHLLTDLRGEGRTVLICSHDLARLELVCDGVTCLRDGRVTVDGPVPRAAAGLDLPGHVLRTSDDHLAVEVLAQAGLPVARTARGVHVRAGEPLSGIVAALRGHVQIEESTVDASLFERIYRRYATASRAATGRRVRR; encoded by the coding sequence ATGGCGGCGCCCGCGGTCGAGTTCGCGGAGGTCACGGTCCGCCGGGCGGGGCGCGATCTCGTCCGTGACATCAGCTTCGCCGTGCCCACGGGCTCGGTGCACGCCGTCCTGGGGCACAACGGAGCCGGGAAGACGACGTTGATGCGCGCGCTCGCCGGTCAGGTCCCGGCCCGCCGGGGCGTGATCCGGTCCGTCGGCACGCCGACGGTGCTGTTCGTCTCCTCCGCGATGCCGGTCGAGCTCCGTGTGTCGCAGATCCTCGAGTACCGGCGCCGGCAGGAGCGGGCCCCGGCAGGAGCGGTCGACCGCGCTGTCGACCGGTGCGGGGTGGGGTCGTTCCTCGAACGCCGGTTCGGCCACCTGTCGACCGGGATGGCGCAGCGGGTGGCGATCGCCGCCGCCCTGGTTGCCGACTCGCCGATCATCGTGCTGGACGAGCCCACCACGGGCCTCGACCCGCACGGCGTCGAGGCGCTGATGCACCTGCTGACGGACCTCCGCGGCGAGGGGCGCACCGTCCTCATCTGCTCGCACGACCTGGCCCGGCTCGAGCTCGTCTGCGACGGGGTCACCTGCCTCCGCGACGGCCGGGTGACGGTCGACGGTCCTGTGCCCCGGGCCGCTGCCGGGCTGGATCTTCCTGGACACGTGCTGCGCACCAGCGACGACCACCTGGCCGTTGAGGTCCTCGCGCAGGCGGGCCTGCCCGTGGCTCGTACCGCTCGGGGGGTGCATGTCCGCGCCGGCGAGCCGCTGAGCGGGATCGTGGCTGCGTTGCGCGGACACGTGCAGATCGAGGAGTCGACGGTGGACGCCTCGTTGTTCGAGCGGATATACCGGCGGTACGCCACCGCGTCGCGTGCCGCGACCGGTCGGAGGGTGCGCAGATGA
- a CDS encoding beta-glucosidase H: MHPRTRRAGLPAVLTALALAVPVGGAAAATTDDDPARAAQEAAVADALQEGQSFPADFWWDESPDDTRRARALLRQMTLDEKVDMLHGELNNYFGFYNRPIERLGIPALTMADGPAGVRIANPDVNGQRSTQLPSPLALAATWDTALAQEYGRLAGDEAARTGHNVLLSPAFDIARVAQAGRAFEAFGEDPLLSGTLGAAEIRGIQANPVIADLKHYNLYTQEQNRLTGGNAVVDERTLQEIYTRPFAIGQEEGRAGSAMCAFNKVNGVYACENDLLLNQVLKEQLGFEGWVMSDYGATHSTAPAILAGMDQEMPGNTTPEVGPGDCFFCGPLLDAVRSGQVPQSRVDDAVLRILRPMVALGLLDNPPTVRPLPEAENSAFARSVSERASVLLKNASGTLPLAASVGSIAVIGTDADAVVQGGGSSQVIPTRTVSPLAGIQARAGAGVTVTHTPGTDPVTSAVLLPGPEAIPSDYLTSALGDGEGVRVEYFDTPDLSGAPAVDRTEPWAGIFGGFFLFEGFNAQSPHFPVQDNLHNASIRWTGTLTAPVSGTYELAVTTNGTSTVYLDDQPVLTTDPSAEPAVTTAPVDLVAGQAYALRAEYTNDSPGGTDAGAAFRLGWTPPQALVTPSVQAAADAARSAQAAVVVVRDYSSEGGDKPSLDLPNGQAELIRQVAAANPRTIVVLEAGGIVQTSDWDGSVGAVLHNWFGGQEQGNAVAGILFGDVNPSGRLPVTIPVDEESTPVSDPAQYPGEGLDQQFSEGIFVGYRGYAEEGITPQYPFGHGLSYTSYAYTNLRTAAVPDPDGTGMRLEATVDVQNTGAVAGTETVQVYVGNLPTRRVSSAPVALAGFGTVALAPGETKPVTVLLSPESMSYWDVDRDRWRTPTGQIPVLVGASATDIRLTGSLAISNRLVR; this comes from the coding sequence ATGCATCCACGTACCCGGCGCGCGGGCCTGCCCGCCGTCCTCACCGCGCTCGCGCTGGCCGTCCCCGTGGGCGGTGCGGCGGCGGCCACCACCGACGACGACCCCGCCCGCGCGGCGCAGGAGGCCGCCGTCGCCGACGCCCTGCAGGAGGGGCAGTCGTTCCCGGCGGACTTCTGGTGGGACGAGTCGCCCGACGACACCCGCCGCGCCCGCGCCCTGCTGCGGCAGATGACGCTGGACGAGAAGGTCGACATGCTGCACGGGGAGCTGAACAACTACTTCGGCTTCTACAACCGGCCCATCGAGCGGCTCGGCATCCCGGCGCTGACGATGGCCGACGGGCCGGCGGGCGTGCGGATCGCCAACCCCGACGTGAACGGCCAGCGCTCGACGCAGCTCCCCTCGCCCCTCGCGCTCGCCGCGACGTGGGACACCGCGCTCGCGCAGGAGTACGGCCGGCTCGCGGGTGACGAGGCCGCGCGGACGGGGCACAACGTGCTGCTCTCGCCGGCGTTCGACATCGCCCGGGTCGCGCAGGCGGGCCGCGCGTTCGAGGCGTTCGGTGAGGACCCGCTGCTGTCCGGCACGCTCGGTGCCGCCGAGATCCGGGGGATCCAGGCCAACCCGGTGATCGCCGACCTCAAGCACTACAACCTGTACACCCAGGAGCAGAACCGGCTCACCGGCGGCAACGCGGTCGTGGACGAGCGGACGCTCCAGGAGATCTACACCCGGCCGTTCGCCATCGGCCAGGAGGAGGGGCGCGCCGGGTCGGCGATGTGCGCGTTCAACAAGGTCAACGGCGTCTACGCCTGCGAGAACGACCTGCTCCTCAACCAGGTCCTCAAGGAGCAGCTCGGCTTCGAGGGCTGGGTGATGAGCGACTACGGCGCCACGCACAGCACGGCCCCCGCCATCCTCGCGGGGATGGACCAGGAGATGCCCGGCAACACGACGCCCGAGGTCGGGCCCGGCGACTGCTTCTTCTGCGGTCCGCTGCTCGACGCGGTGCGCTCGGGCCAGGTGCCGCAGTCCCGGGTCGACGACGCCGTGCTGCGCATCCTGCGGCCGATGGTCGCGCTCGGCCTGCTCGACAACCCGCCGACGGTGCGGCCGCTGCCGGAGGCCGAGAACTCGGCGTTCGCGCGGTCCGTGTCCGAGCGGGCGAGCGTGCTGCTGAAGAACGCGAGCGGGACGCTGCCGCTCGCGGCGTCGGTCGGGTCGATCGCGGTGATCGGCACCGACGCCGACGCGGTGGTGCAGGGCGGCGGCTCGTCTCAGGTCATCCCGACCCGGACGGTCAGCCCGCTCGCCGGCATCCAGGCGCGGGCCGGCGCGGGCGTGACCGTGACGCACACGCCGGGGACCGACCCGGTCACGTCCGCGGTCCTGCTGCCCGGGCCCGAGGCGATCCCGTCGGACTACCTCACCTCCGCGCTCGGCGACGGCGAGGGCGTCCGGGTCGAGTACTTCGACACTCCGGACCTGTCCGGCGCCCCCGCGGTGGACCGTACCGAGCCCTGGGCCGGCATCTTCGGCGGGTTCTTCCTGTTCGAGGGGTTCAACGCGCAGTCGCCGCACTTCCCGGTGCAGGACAACCTGCACAACGCGTCGATCCGGTGGACCGGGACGCTCACGGCCCCGGTGTCCGGGACCTACGAGCTGGCGGTCACCACGAACGGCACCAGCACGGTGTACCTCGACGACCAGCCGGTGCTCACCACGGACCCGTCCGCCGAGCCCGCCGTGACCACCGCCCCGGTCGACCTCGTCGCCGGCCAGGCGTACGCGCTGCGCGCCGAGTACACGAACGACTCCCCCGGCGGCACCGACGCCGGTGCGGCGTTCCGGCTCGGCTGGACGCCGCCGCAGGCGCTCGTCACCCCGTCCGTCCAGGCGGCCGCCGACGCGGCCCGGTCGGCGCAGGCCGCCGTGGTCGTCGTGCGGGACTACTCCTCGGAGGGCGGCGACAAGCCGTCCCTCGACCTGCCGAACGGCCAGGCCGAGCTCATCCGGCAGGTCGCCGCGGCCAACCCCCGGACGATCGTCGTGCTCGAGGCCGGCGGGATCGTGCAGACCTCCGACTGGGACGGGTCTGTCGGCGCCGTGCTGCACAACTGGTTCGGCGGGCAGGAGCAGGGCAACGCCGTCGCGGGCATCCTGTTCGGCGACGTCAACCCGTCCGGCCGGCTGCCCGTGACGATCCCGGTCGACGAGGAGTCCACGCCGGTCAGCGACCCCGCGCAGTACCCCGGCGAGGGGCTCGACCAGCAGTTCAGCGAGGGCATCTTCGTCGGCTACCGCGGCTACGCGGAGGAGGGCATCACGCCGCAGTACCCGTTCGGGCACGGGCTGTCCTACACGTCGTACGCGTACACGAACCTGCGCACCGCGGCCGTCCCCGACCCGGACGGCACCGGGATGCGGCTCGAGGCCACCGTGGACGTGCAGAACACCGGGGCCGTCGCCGGGACCGAGACCGTGCAGGTCTACGTCGGGAACCTGCCCACCCGCCGGGTGAGCAGCGCACCGGTCGCCCTGGCCGGGTTCGGCACCGTCGCGCTGGCCCCCGGCGAGACCAAGCCCGTGACGGTGCTGCTCAGCCCCGAGTCGATGTCGTACTGGGACGTCGACCGCGACCGCTGGCGCACCCCGACCGGGCAGATCCCGGTCCTCGTCGGCGCGTCCGCCACGGACATCCGCCTCACGGGCTCGCTGGCGATCTCGAACCGCCTGGTCCGCTGA
- a CDS encoding ABC-F family ATP-binding cassette domain-containing protein, with protein MSLPANPVLRAVGVSRVFGDRRVLTDVSLSVDPGHRLGVVGENGAGKSTLLRLLAGADRPDSGAVHRPADLAYLHQEPPFGPDATLHDVVEEALGAVRELADDLERTAAALGAASGAPGPAAAYDLALARAQAAEVWDADARAQRVLAGLGLAGVDPDRPSGSLSGGQRSRLALAAVLVRRPGAVLLDEPTNHLDDDAAEFLAGALVGLPGAVVLASHDRVFLDEVATEVLDLDPVPGGPRVVGGRFADYREAQRVARRQWQERWEAEREEVAALRASLAGDGTARAVAPGRAMTDRNRMAYGRYADRVAHQVSRRVKDARRRLDELEAAPVPRPPRELRFRAVLTGEARADGLAVAVRDAEVPARLRVDALDVHRDTALLVTGPNGSGKSTLLHLLAGDLAPARGTVHRARGARVALLEQDVGLAEDPRTPRAVYDLVTDGSPGAPPLVELGLVAPRDADRPLRELSVGQRRRVVLALLVAQAPDVLLLDEPTNHVSLALADELAEALRTAPGAVVVASHDRWLRRTWHGATARVEDGRLVS; from the coding sequence ATGTCCCTCCCCGCAAACCCCGTCCTGCGCGCGGTCGGCGTCTCGCGCGTCTTCGGCGACCGTCGCGTGCTCACCGACGTGAGCCTGTCCGTCGACCCCGGCCACCGGCTCGGCGTCGTCGGCGAGAACGGCGCGGGCAAGTCGACCCTGCTCCGGCTGCTCGCCGGCGCCGACCGCCCCGACTCCGGCGCGGTGCACCGTCCGGCCGACCTGGCGTACCTGCACCAGGAGCCGCCGTTCGGCCCGGACGCCACGCTGCACGACGTCGTCGAGGAGGCGCTCGGGGCGGTCCGGGAGCTCGCGGACGACCTGGAGCGGACGGCGGCTGCCCTGGGGGCGGCCTCCGGTGCGCCCGGCCCGGCCGCCGCCTACGACCTCGCGCTCGCCCGGGCGCAGGCCGCCGAGGTGTGGGACGCGGACGCCCGGGCGCAGCGCGTCCTCGCGGGCCTCGGCCTGGCCGGGGTCGACCCGGACCGGCCCAGCGGCAGCCTCTCCGGGGGGCAGCGCAGCCGCCTGGCGCTCGCGGCGGTCCTGGTCCGCCGGCCGGGGGCGGTGCTGCTCGACGAGCCGACCAACCACCTGGACGACGACGCCGCGGAGTTCCTGGCGGGCGCGCTGGTCGGCCTGCCGGGCGCCGTCGTGCTCGCCAGCCACGACCGGGTGTTCCTGGACGAGGTCGCCACCGAGGTCCTCGACCTGGATCCGGTGCCCGGCGGACCGCGCGTCGTCGGCGGGCGCTTCGCGGACTACCGGGAGGCGCAGCGCGTCGCCCGCCGGCAGTGGCAGGAGCGGTGGGAGGCGGAGCGGGAGGAGGTCGCGGCCCTGCGCGCGTCCCTGGCGGGCGACGGCACCGCGCGCGCCGTCGCGCCCGGCCGCGCCATGACCGACCGGAACAGGATGGCCTACGGCCGGTACGCCGACCGGGTCGCGCACCAGGTGTCGCGCCGGGTGAAGGACGCCCGGCGGCGCCTGGACGAGCTCGAGGCGGCCCCGGTGCCGCGGCCGCCGCGCGAGCTGCGGTTCCGGGCCGTCCTGACCGGCGAGGCACGGGCGGACGGCCTCGCCGTGGCGGTCCGGGACGCGGAGGTGCCGGCGCGCCTGCGCGTCGACGCGCTCGACGTGCACCGGGATACCGCGCTGCTCGTCACCGGGCCGAACGGGTCGGGCAAGTCGACGCTGCTGCACCTGCTCGCCGGCGACCTGGCGCCCGCCCGCGGGACCGTGCACCGCGCCCGCGGCGCCCGGGTGGCGCTGCTGGAGCAGGACGTCGGCCTGGCCGAGGACCCGCGCACGCCGCGAGCCGTCTACGACCTCGTGACGGACGGTTCGCCGGGCGCGCCGCCGCTGGTCGAGCTCGGGCTGGTGGCGCCGCGGGACGCCGACCGGCCGCTGCGGGAGCTGTCCGTCGGGCAGCGGCGCCGGGTGGTGCTCGCGCTGCTCGTCGCGCAGGCGCCGGACGTGCTGCTGCTCGACGAGCCGACCAACCACGTCTCCCTCGCGCTGGCGGACGAGCTGGCCGAGGCGCTGCGCACCGCGCCGGGCGCGGTCGTCGTGGCGTCGCACGACCGGTGGCTGCGGCGGACCTGGCACGGGGCGACCGCACGGGTGGAGGACGGGCGGCTCGTGTCGTAG
- the lepB gene encoding signal peptidase I, with amino-acid sequence MTDQDARPVGEDAGLEAAPGARRARRTRGPLASVLRETAIVLVAAVVLSWVVQTFLAQAFLIPSASMHGALLEGDRVLVTKLAPGPFDVHRGDVVVFADPGGWLVAGEGDHLIKRVIGLPGDRVVSTGDGAPLTVNGVAVDETPYLAAGASPSEIAFDEVVPAGSLWVMGDNRQHSRDSRWHLGDPGGGFLPLDDVVGTAFLTVWPLDRLHALRNPGAVFADVPDPA; translated from the coding sequence GTGACGGACCAAGACGCGCGACCCGTCGGCGAGGACGCCGGCCTGGAGGCGGCGCCCGGCGCCCGGCGCGCCCGGCGCACCCGCGGGCCGCTGGCGTCCGTGCTCCGGGAGACCGCGATCGTGCTGGTCGCCGCGGTCGTCCTGTCGTGGGTGGTGCAGACGTTCCTCGCCCAGGCCTTCCTCATCCCGAGCGCCTCGATGCACGGGGCGCTGCTCGAGGGGGACCGGGTGCTGGTGACCAAGCTCGCCCCGGGGCCGTTCGACGTGCACCGCGGCGACGTCGTCGTCTTCGCCGACCCCGGCGGGTGGCTGGTCGCCGGCGAGGGCGACCACCTCATCAAGCGGGTCATCGGCCTGCCGGGGGACCGGGTGGTGTCGACCGGCGACGGCGCGCCCCTCACGGTCAACGGCGTCGCGGTCGACGAGACGCCCTACCTCGCCGCCGGGGCGTCGCCGAGCGAGATCGCCTTCGACGAGGTGGTGCCGGCGGGGTCGCTGTGGGTCATGGGCGACAACCGGCAGCACTCCCGGGACTCCCGGTGGCACCTCGGCGACCCGGGCGGCGGGTTCCTCCCGTTGGACGACGTCGTCGGCACGGCGTTCCTCACGGTGTGGCCGCTGGACCGCCTGCACGCCCTGCGCAACCCGGGCGCGGTCTTCGCGGACGTCCCTGACCCGGCCTGA